In Lutra lutra chromosome 5, mLutLut1.2, whole genome shotgun sequence, a single genomic region encodes these proteins:
- the LOC125100686 gene encoding dnaJ homolog subfamily A member 1-like, producing the protein MQIRIHQIGPGMVQQIQSVCMECQGHGERISPKDRCKSCNGRKIVREKKILEVHIDKGMKDGQKITFHGEGDQEPGLEPGDIIIVLDQKDHAVFTRRGEDLFMCMDIQLVEALCGFQKPISTLDNRTIVITSHPGQIVKHGDIKCVLNEGMPIYRRPYEKGRLIIEFKVNFPENGFLSPDKLSLLEKLLPERKEVEETDEMDQVELVDFDPNQERRRHYNGEAYEDDEHHPRGGVQCQTS; encoded by the coding sequence ATGCAAATAAGAATTCATCAAATAGGACCTGGAATGGTTCAGCAAATTCAGTCTGTGTGCATGGAGTGCCAGGGCCATGGGGAACGGATCAGTCCTAAAGATAGATGTAAAAGCTGCAATGGAAGGAAGATAGTTCGAgagaagaagattctagaagttcATATTGACAAAGGCATGAAAGATGGCCAGAAGATAACATTCCATGGTGAAGGAGACCAAGAACCAGGACTGGAACCAGGAGATATTATCATTGTTTTAGATCAGAAGGATCATGCTGTGTTTACTCGGCGAGGAGAAGACCTTTTCATGTGTATGGACATACAGCTGGTTGAAGCACTGTGCGGTTTCCAAAAGCCAATATCTACTCTGGACAACCGAACCATTGTCATCACCTCTCATCCAGGTCAAATTGTCAAGCATGGAGATATCAAGTGTGTGCTAAATGAAGGCATGCCAATTTATCGTAGGCCATATGAGAAGGGTCGCCTCATCATCGAATTTAAGGTAAACTTTCCTGAGAATGGCTTTCTGTCTCCTGATAAACTCTCTTTGCTGGAAAAACTCCTACctgagaggaaggaagtagaagagaCTGATGAAATGGACCAGGTAGAACTGGTGGACTTTGATCCAAATCAGGAAAGACGGCGCCATTACAATGGGGAAGCATATGAGGATGATGAACATCATCCCAGGGGTGGTGTTCAGTGTCAGACCTCTTAA